In Luteimonas sp. MC1750, the following proteins share a genomic window:
- a CDS encoding TetR family transcriptional regulator produces the protein MARRTKEDAQETREDILDAAEDCFLEHGLSRTSLEAIAARAGVTRGAVYWHFKNKDEVLEAMVNRVSVPFFHGLERVSRADGTTPLRDLRELLHTSFADLSKVERVRNALEVIELRCEVAAKGDMISRLRQSGMRQTHARISAAFARAEVLGQLREGMAAESCARTLHFVISGALRMFLLDPGHIDLERDGLAAVDLALRAVARDPSHLDATD, from the coding sequence ATGGCGCGCAGGACGAAAGAAGACGCACAGGAAACGCGCGAGGACATCCTCGACGCGGCGGAGGACTGCTTCCTGGAGCACGGCCTGTCGCGCACCAGCCTGGAGGCCATCGCCGCCCGTGCCGGCGTGACCCGCGGCGCGGTCTACTGGCACTTCAAGAACAAGGACGAAGTGCTGGAGGCCATGGTCAACCGGGTCAGCGTGCCCTTCTTCCATGGCCTGGAGCGCGTGTCGCGTGCCGACGGCACCACGCCGCTCCGCGACCTGCGCGAGCTGCTGCACACCTCGTTCGCCGACCTGAGCAAGGTGGAGCGCGTGCGCAACGCGTTGGAAGTGATCGAACTGCGCTGCGAGGTTGCCGCCAAGGGCGACATGATCAGCCGCCTTCGGCAGAGCGGCATGCGGCAGACGCACGCGCGGATTTCCGCCGCGTTCGCGCGCGCCGAGGTGCTCGGCCAGCTGCGCGAGGGCATGGCCGCCGAGAGCTGCGCGCGCACCCTGCACTTCGTGATCTCGGGGGCCCTGCGCATGTTCCTGCTGGATCCCGGGCACATCGACCTGGAACGCGACGGCCTGGCGGCCGTCGACCTTGCGCTGCGGGCAGTCGCGCGCGACCCGTCCCACCTGGACGCCACGGACTGA
- a CDS encoding efflux RND transporter permease subunit: protein MARFFIDRPIFAWVIAIIIMLAGALSITSLPVSMYPTVAPPSVEIRAMYPGASAQVLEDSVTQVIEQNMKGLDGLMYFSAQSSSNGFATVTLTFESGTDADIAQVQVQNKLQLAMPLLPQEVQRQGINVSKSTSSFLAVIGFVSEDGSMDRNDIADYVGANVVDPLSRVAGVGNIQVFGSKYAMRIWLDPGKLHTYALSIPEVTAAIRAQNAQVAIGQLGGTPAIDGQELNATINAQDRLQTPEQFRDVIVRSNPDGSLLRLGDIARVELGAETYDFVSQYNRQDATGVAISLSTGANALDTRQGVQQALDDLEPYFPAGLKAVVPFDTTPFVQVSIKNVVVTLIEAIVLVFLVMYLFLQNFRATLIPTIAVPVVLLGTFAVLAALGFSINMLTMFAMVLAIGLLVDDAIVVVENVERIMSEEGLSPLEATRKSMDQITGALVGIGLVLSAVFVPMAFMSGSTGVIYRQFSATIVSAMLLSVVVAIVLTPALCATMLKPLEKGEHHDSGKGPIARFFRWFNRKFESTSRRYQGKVKAIITRPGRYMAIFAVLVALMGVLFARLPSSFLPNEDQGVLMALVSTPVGATQERTLEALAHLENHFLENESEVVESVMAVQGFSFAGMGQNAGMAFIKLKDWSERPDADQQAGAVAGRGMAAMSQVKDAMIFTFPPPAMPELGIGAGYTFFLKDNAGLGHEALLGARNQLLGLAAQSELLANVRPNGQEDTPQLRLDIDNARAGALGLSVDAITGTLSAGWGSQYIDDFIDRGRVKRVYIQADAPFRMTPEDFQLWSVKNIRGEMVPFSAFATMHWDYGSPRLERYNGVSSMEIQGEAAPGVASGDAMIEIEKLVAQLPAGIGMEWTALSYQEREAGAQTPLLYALSLLIVFLCLAALYESWTVPTAVLLVAPLGILGAVLANTFRGMERDVYFQVAMLTTVGLTSKNAILIVEFAKANVDQGMELIEGTMQAVRDRLRPIIMTSLAFGLGVLPLAIATGAGSGAQRAIGTGVVGGMLVGTLLGVFFIPLFFVVIQKMFGGKAKAGEQPAAAGVIEHE, encoded by the coding sequence ATGGCACGTTTCTTCATTGACCGACCCATCTTCGCGTGGGTCATCGCGATCATCATCATGCTGGCCGGTGCGCTGTCGATCACCAGCCTGCCGGTGTCGATGTATCCCACCGTGGCGCCGCCGAGCGTCGAGATCCGCGCGATGTACCCGGGTGCCTCCGCCCAGGTGCTGGAGGACTCGGTGACCCAGGTCATCGAGCAGAACATGAAGGGGCTCGACGGGCTGATGTACTTCTCGGCGCAGTCGTCCTCGAACGGCTTCGCCACCGTCACCCTGACCTTCGAGAGCGGCACCGACGCCGACATCGCCCAGGTGCAGGTGCAGAACAAGCTGCAGCTGGCGATGCCGCTGCTGCCGCAGGAAGTGCAGCGCCAGGGCATCAACGTGTCCAAGTCCACGTCGAGCTTCCTCGCGGTGATCGGCTTCGTCTCCGAGGACGGCAGCATGGACCGCAACGACATCGCCGACTACGTTGGTGCCAACGTCGTCGATCCGCTGAGCCGCGTCGCGGGCGTGGGCAACATCCAGGTGTTCGGCTCCAAGTACGCGATGCGGATCTGGCTGGATCCGGGCAAGCTGCATACCTATGCGCTGTCGATCCCGGAGGTCACCGCCGCCATCCGCGCGCAGAACGCGCAGGTCGCGATCGGCCAGCTCGGCGGCACGCCGGCGATCGACGGCCAGGAGCTCAACGCCACCATCAACGCGCAGGACCGCCTGCAGACGCCTGAGCAGTTCCGCGACGTCATCGTGCGCAGCAACCCCGATGGCTCGCTGCTGCGCCTGGGCGACATCGCGCGCGTCGAACTCGGCGCAGAAACCTACGACTTCGTCAGCCAGTACAACCGCCAGGACGCCACCGGCGTCGCGATCTCGCTGTCCACCGGCGCCAACGCGCTGGATACCCGCCAGGGCGTGCAGCAGGCGCTCGACGACCTCGAGCCCTACTTTCCCGCGGGCCTGAAGGCGGTCGTCCCCTTCGACACCACGCCCTTCGTGCAGGTCTCGATCAAGAACGTGGTCGTGACCCTGATCGAGGCGATCGTGCTCGTGTTCCTGGTGATGTACCTCTTCCTGCAGAACTTCCGCGCCACCCTCATCCCGACGATCGCGGTGCCGGTGGTGCTGCTGGGCACCTTCGCCGTGCTCGCCGCGCTGGGCTTCTCGATCAACATGCTGACCATGTTCGCGATGGTGCTGGCGATCGGCCTGCTGGTCGACGACGCCATCGTGGTGGTGGAAAACGTCGAGCGCATCATGAGCGAGGAGGGGTTGTCGCCGCTCGAGGCCACGCGCAAGTCCATGGACCAGATCACCGGCGCCCTGGTCGGCATCGGCCTGGTGCTGTCGGCGGTGTTCGTGCCGATGGCCTTCATGAGCGGCTCGACCGGCGTGATCTACCGGCAGTTCTCGGCGACGATCGTGTCGGCGATGCTGCTGTCGGTGGTGGTCGCGATCGTGCTGACACCCGCGCTGTGCGCGACCATGCTCAAGCCGCTGGAGAAGGGCGAGCACCACGACAGCGGCAAGGGCCCCATCGCGCGCTTCTTCCGCTGGTTCAACCGCAAGTTCGAGAGCACCAGCCGCCGCTACCAGGGCAAGGTCAAGGCGATCATCACCCGGCCGGGCCGCTACATGGCGATCTTCGCCGTGCTGGTGGCGCTGATGGGCGTGCTGTTCGCGCGCCTGCCCAGTTCCTTCCTGCCCAACGAGGACCAGGGCGTGCTGATGGCGCTGGTGTCGACGCCCGTGGGCGCGACCCAGGAGCGTACGCTGGAAGCGCTGGCGCACCTGGAGAACCACTTCCTCGAGAACGAATCCGAGGTGGTCGAATCGGTCATGGCCGTGCAGGGCTTCAGCTTCGCCGGCATGGGCCAGAACGCGGGCATGGCCTTCATCAAGCTCAAGGACTGGAGCGAGCGCCCGGACGCCGACCAGCAGGCGGGCGCGGTGGCCGGCCGCGGCATGGCCGCGATGAGCCAGGTAAAGGACGCAATGATCTTTACCTTCCCGCCCCCGGCGATGCCGGAACTCGGCATCGGTGCCGGCTACACCTTCTTCCTGAAGGACAACGCCGGCCTGGGCCACGAGGCGCTGCTCGGCGCGCGCAACCAGCTGCTCGGCCTGGCCGCGCAGAGCGAACTGCTGGCCAACGTGCGCCCCAACGGGCAGGAAGACACCCCGCAGCTGCGCCTCGACATCGACAATGCCAGGGCCGGTGCGCTTGGCCTGTCGGTGGACGCCATCACCGGCACGCTTTCGGCGGGCTGGGGCAGCCAGTACATCGACGACTTCATCGACCGCGGCCGCGTGAAGCGCGTCTACATCCAGGCCGATGCGCCCTTCCGCATGACGCCGGAGGACTTCCAGCTCTGGTCGGTCAAGAACATCCGGGGCGAGATGGTGCCGTTCTCCGCGTTCGCCACCATGCACTGGGACTATGGCTCGCCGCGCCTTGAGCGCTACAACGGCGTCTCGTCGATGGAGATCCAGGGTGAGGCGGCGCCGGGCGTGGCCTCGGGCGACGCGATGATCGAGATCGAGAAGCTGGTCGCGCAGCTCCCCGCCGGCATCGGCATGGAGTGGACGGCGCTGTCCTACCAGGAGCGCGAGGCGGGCGCGCAGACGCCGCTGCTGTACGCGCTGTCGCTGCTGATCGTGTTCCTGTGCCTGGCCGCGCTGTACGAAAGCTGGACGGTGCCGACCGCGGTGCTGCTGGTGGCCCCGCTGGGCATCCTCGGCGCGGTGCTGGCCAACACCTTCCGCGGCATGGAGCGCGACGTGTACTTCCAGGTGGCCATGCTCACCACGGTGGGCCTGACCAGCAAGAACGCGATCCTGATCGTGGAGTTCGCCAAGGCCAACGTCGACCAGGGCATGGAGCTGATCGAGGGCACGATGCAGGCCGTCCGCGACCGCCTGCGCCCGATCATCATGACCTCGCTGGCCTTCGGCCTGGGCGTGCTGCCGCTGGCGATCGCCACCGGCGCGGGCTCCGGCGCGCAGCGCGCGATCGGGACCGGCGTGGTCGGCGGCATGCTCGTGGGCACGCTGCTGGGCGTGTTCTTCATCCCGCTGTTCTTCGTGGTGATCCAGAAGATGTTCGGCGGCAAGGCCAAGGCCGGCGAACAGCCTGCGGCGGCGGGAGTGATCGAACATGAGTAA
- a CDS encoding efflux RND transporter periplasmic adaptor subunit has protein sequence MTTIRVLPLLAVLSLALAACGGGQQGGEPPKPAVTVATLSAQPVTLSRELPGRTSAWLVAEVRPQVNGLVAKRLFTEGAMVEAGQPLYQIDDATYRAAANSARAQLSRAEATRTAARLTANRTAELVKVSAVSKQDHDNATAALAQAEAEVGAARAALDAANVTLGHARITSPINGRIGKSSVTQGALVTANQPAPLATVQQLDPIHVDLTQSSAELLDLRRALAEGRLERPEAMPVTILLEDGSRFAHAGVLKFSEVAVDPTTGSFSLRVEVPNPDHVLMPGMYVRAALGSGVRQDAVLVPQRGIARDPKGNTSAMVVNAQGVVEQRPVVVGQAIGDQWLVESGLAAGDRVVVEGLQKIQPGAEVEVTAEMAQKPAAGQAPAPAAAAAAANIADAADAADPAGTAGATTDAVQE, from the coding sequence ATGACCACGATCCGCGTCCTACCCCTGCTTGCCGTGCTCTCACTCGCCCTCGCCGCCTGCGGTGGCGGACAGCAGGGCGGCGAGCCTCCGAAGCCTGCGGTGACCGTGGCAACCCTGTCCGCGCAGCCGGTCACGCTGTCGCGCGAGCTGCCCGGCCGCACCAGCGCCTGGCTCGTGGCCGAAGTGCGCCCGCAGGTCAACGGCCTCGTGGCCAAGCGCCTGTTCACCGAAGGCGCGATGGTGGAAGCGGGGCAGCCGCTGTACCAGATCGACGACGCCACTTATCGCGCCGCGGCCAACAGCGCGCGCGCCCAGCTCAGCCGCGCCGAAGCGACGCGCACCGCCGCGCGCCTGACCGCCAACCGCACCGCCGAACTGGTGAAGGTGTCCGCGGTCAGCAAGCAGGACCACGACAACGCCACCGCCGCCTTGGCCCAGGCCGAGGCCGAGGTCGGCGCCGCGCGCGCGGCCCTGGATGCCGCCAACGTGACCCTGGGACATGCACGCATCACCTCTCCCATCAACGGCCGCATCGGCAAGTCCAGCGTGACACAGGGCGCCCTGGTGACCGCCAACCAGCCGGCGCCGCTGGCGACCGTGCAGCAGCTCGACCCGATCCACGTCGACCTGACCCAGTCCAGCGCGGAGCTGCTGGACCTGCGCCGCGCGCTGGCCGAAGGCCGGCTGGAGCGTCCCGAAGCCATGCCGGTGACCATCCTGCTGGAAGACGGCAGCCGCTTCGCCCACGCGGGCGTGCTGAAGTTTTCCGAAGTCGCGGTCGACCCCACGACGGGCAGCTTCTCGTTGCGCGTCGAGGTGCCCAATCCCGACCACGTGCTGATGCCCGGCATGTACGTCCGCGCCGCGCTCGGCAGCGGGGTGCGCCAGGACGCGGTGCTGGTGCCGCAGCGCGGCATCGCGCGCGACCCGAAGGGCAACACCTCGGCGATGGTGGTCAATGCCCAGGGCGTGGTCGAACAGCGCCCGGTCGTGGTCGGCCAGGCCATCGGCGACCAGTGGCTGGTGGAGTCGGGTCTCGCGGCCGGCGACCGCGTCGTGGTCGAGGGCCTGCAGAAGATCCAGCCCGGCGCCGAAGTCGAGGTGACCGCCGAGATGGCGCAGAAGCCTGCGGCGGGCCAGGCGCCTGCGCCTGCGGCCGCGGCTGCAGCCGCGAACATCGCCGATGCGGCCGATGCCGCCGACCCCGCCGGCACCGCCGGTGCGACCACCGACGCAGTGCAGGAGTAA